From one Nothobranchius furzeri strain GRZ-AD chromosome 2, NfurGRZ-RIMD1, whole genome shotgun sequence genomic stretch:
- the LOC107376831 gene encoding tripartite motif-containing protein 16-like, producing the protein MEQNNVWLDQESISCAICLDFLKDPVTIPCGHSYCMSCIKAHWDGEDQRRIPSCPRCRQKFRPRPVLVKNTVLAALLEELKKTGLGAAPADLCYAGPEDVSCDVCSGRKRKAVKSCLVCLVSYCEEHLQPHHSTRQFKKHKLISPSRNLQENICCLHDEVMKVFCRTDQQRICSLCLMDEHKGHETVSVTAERAEKQKELQVRRQQIQQRIQERQKDVELLQQEVEDINVSADKTVEDSEKIFHQLVHLIHKRSSDVKQQVRSQQETEVRRVKELQEKLEQEITELKRKDAELEQLSHTEDHKQFLHNYPSVSALSGSPHSSSINVRPRRHFEDVTAAVSELRDVLQDVLRDRGTNLSLRGTAVGGLLPEPEPKTRADFLKYSREITLDPNSAYRKLLLSNGDRKATSTREQQIYADHPDRFTCWAQVLSRESLIGRCYWEVERKGGAFVAVSYNNIYRTGNSQQSVFGSNNKSWALYCDTVGFMLRHNNVNTPVPGSHSSRIGVYLDHGAGILCFYSVSDTTTLLHRVQTTFTQPLHAGVRFYGAGSTAEFIKVK; encoded by the coding sequence ATGGAGCAGAACAACGTTTGGTTGGATCAGGAATCGATCTCCTGTGCCATCTGTCTGGACTTCCTGAAGGATCCGGTGACCATTCCCTGTGGACACAGCTACTGCATGAGCTGTATTAAAGCTCACTGGGATGGAGAAGATCAGAGGAGGATCCCGAGCTGTCCTCGGTGCAGACAGAAATTCAGACCCAGGCCCGTTTTGGTGAAGAACACCGTGTTGGCAGCTTTACTGGAGGAGCTGAAGAAGACTGGACTCGGAGCTGCCCCAGCTGATCTCTGCTATGCTGGACCTGAAGATGTGTcctgtgatgtctgctctgggagGAAACGGAAAGCTGTCAAGTCCTGTCTGGTCTGTTTGGTTTCTTACTGTGAGGAACACCTCCAGCCTCATCACAGCACCAGACAATTTAAAAAACACAAGCTGATCAGTCCCTCCAGGAACCTCCAGGAGAACATCTGTTGTCTCCACGATGAGGTGATGAAGGTTTTCTGTCGTACTGATCAGCAGCGTATCTGTTCTCTCTGCTTAATGGATGAACATAAAGGACATGAAACAGTCTCAGTTACAGCAGAAAGAGCTGAGAAGCAGAAGGAGCTCCAGGTGAGGAGACAACAAATCCAGCAGAGAATCCAGGAGCGACAGAAAGACGTGGAGCTTCTTCAGCAGGAGGTGGAGGACATCAATGTCTCTGCTGATAAAACAGTGGAGGACAGTGAGAAGATCTTCCATCAGCTGGTCCACCTCATCCACAAAAGAAGCTCTGATGTGAAGCAGCAGGTCAGATCCCAGCAGGAAACTGAAGTGAGGCGAGTGAAGGAGCTTCAGGAGAAGCTGGAGCAGGAGATCActgagctgaagaggaaagaCGCCGAGCTGGAGCAGCTCTCACACACAGAGGATCACAAGCAGTTTCTACACAACTACCCCTCAGTGTCAGCACTCAGTGGGTCTCCACACTCATCCAGCATCAACGTTCGTCCTCGGAGACACTTTGAGGACGTGACAGCAGCGGTGTCAGAGCTCAGAGACGTTCTACAGGACGTGCTGAGGGACAGAGGGACAAACCTCTCACTGAGAGGGACTGCAGTGGGTGGTCttctgccagaaccagaaccaaagaCCAGAGCAGACTTCCTGAAATATTCACGAGAAATCACTCTGGATCCAAACTCGGCTTATAGGAAGCTTCTGTTGTCTAACGGAGACAGAAAAGCTACATCAACTAGAGAACAGCAGATTTATGCTGATCATCCAGACAGATTCACCTGCTGGGCTCAGGTTCTGAGCAGAGAGAGTCTGATTGGACGATGTTACTGGGAGGTGGAGAGGAAAGGGGGGGCGTTTGTAGCGGTCTCGTACAACAACATCTACAGGACCGGGAACTCACAGCAAAGTGTGTTTGGATCCAATAACAAATCCTGGGCTTTATATTGTGATACAGTTGGTTTCATGTTGAGGCACAACAACGTTAACACTCCGGTCCCAGGCTCCCATTCCTCCAGGATCGGAGTGTATCTGGATCACGGAGCAGGAATTCTGTGTTTCTACAGCGTCTCTGACACCACGACTCTcctccacagagtccagaccacgTTCACTCAGCCGCTACACGCCGGAGTCCGCTTCTATGGCGCTGGATCCACAGCCGAGTTCATTAAAGTCAAGTAG